The Candidatus Mycosynbacter amalyticus genome contains the following window.
TACCTTGACGCACAAATAATCTCCGTGACCATCCATGCTATGGCTATGAATTTCAACGTTATTCAATAATTGACACATCTCCGCCTCTGATAATTTCAGCCCAAGCCTTGCATTAATAAAATGATCGTCGAGATTAAGACTTGCCGGAAAGTACTTATCGTTAAAATAGTCATCGTTTTCATCCTCGAATACCTTCTCATCTGACACGTCACTCGCCTGCTCGCCACCAGCCACGTCTTTCACGCTCATCATCAGCAAGTTCAATATATGATCATTTTGCAGTGGCGATTGACCTTTGTTGAACCGCGTCAGCGCATCGGTGAAGAGCCCGTGGCGCATGCTCGTCTTACGTACGGCATACATATCAAATGTCGCTACTTCGAGCACGATATTTTTGGTTTCGCTCGACACTTCACTGTTGCCGCCGCCCATGATACCACCTACGCCCACGACGCCTTCGTCGTCGGCGATCACTATGTCGTTGCCCGTCAGTTCATACGTCTTGCCGTTGAGTAGTTCGGCCTTTTCTCCGTCTTGCGCCATACGCGCCACCAGCTTGCCGCCGCGGAGTTTGTCGTAGTCGTAGGCATGCGTCGGCTGCGCCGTCAGGAGCATCACGTAGTTCGTCACGTCGACAATGTTGTTGATTGGCTTGGCGCCCATGGCTACGAGTGCGCATTGCAGCCACACCGGACTCGGCTTCACCTCTACGTCTCGCAAGGCCACCGCCATGAAGCGAGGTACTTTGTCGAGTGCTTCGTTTGTTACCTCAAGTTCTAGACCCTCAGCACTCGCAAACTCTGGCGCATCGCCGTACCAGCTCGGACTCGTGAACTTGTGTCCATATATACCAGCTACTTCGCGCGCCACACCCAGCTGCCCAAACAAGTCGGGGCGGTGCGTAAACATCTTGTTTTCGATATCGATAATCGTGTCGTTTAGTCCGTACACTTCAGCGAAACTAGCGCCCGGTTCAATCGCCACGTCACCCGGCTTCCATTCATCGGGATTAATCTCTAATATGCCTTCGTGATCAATGCCGATCGCCAGTTCATCTGCGGCCGCCAGCATACCGTGACTCATCACTCCGCGCAGTTCACGCGCACCAAGCACAAACGGCTCCGCATCGTCATACGTCGCTGGCACCGTACTTTCTGCTGGTAACCATACGGCCCACATGTCAGCATGTACATTGGGTGCACCGCAAACCACCTGAATCAGCTCACCTGTTCCGGCGTCGATTTTCGTTACATTTAGGCGATCGGCATTTGGGTGCTTTTCGCATTCTACTACTTTCACAATCCGAGCATCTTTGTATTTATCCGCCAGATCGACCACTTCTTCTACTACACCCAGCTGCGCGTTGAACTTCTGCACCAGCTCATCGACAGGTGGCAGTTCAAAATCTACGAATTGTTTGAGTTGATTGAGGCTAACTTTCATTGAAATACACCCTTTGCTCGTCAGACTTTGTTTCGTCAATCTTCCCTAGCTTCGCTCGGTAATACTGCCACTCACTTACGCGGCGATTATCTTCATCGCCAAACTTATCCGCAAACACCTCGCGCGCTGCCAGCTCGTCGTCACCGCTCACCTGCTCTCCACGAGTTTGGATATACACACAGCGACGCTGTGCGAGTTCGCTCACACTCTGTCCGGCATCAAACACGGTCACGAACAATTTATCGTTGGCGGCCAAATTCTGCGAGTGCTGTGCGGTAAGTTCACTCATCCAATACACATACTGTTCGTCGTGCGCAAAATGCACTGGCGTACCCCATGGTTGTCCGTCAGTATTTACCGTTGCTAAAGTCATATATGTATTTGCGCTCAGTACTTCGCGTGCGATTTGTTCGTGTGTCATGTCGTGTCTCCTTAGAATTGTTTCAAAAAGTCGAGTTTGGCACTCTCGAAATGCCGCACATCCTCGATACCGTATTTCATCATCACTAGGCGGTCAATACCACAGCCAAACGCAAAGCCGGTGTATTCGTTTGGATCGATGTCGGCCGCTTTCAGCACATTTGGGTGAATCATACCGCAACCGAGAAGCTCAATCCAGCCTTCGCCACTACAAACCTTGCAGTCTGGATTTTTACCCTCGCAAAACGGACAGCTCAGCGACATCTCAAAACTTGGTTCGGTGAACGGGAAATAAAACGGATTCACCCGCACATCAATATCTTTGCCGTAATACTCGCTCAAAAACTTCTGCAGTGTGGCGATAAGCATACCGGCATGCACGCCCTTGGCGACGTACACGCCCTCGACTTGGTAAAACGTATGTTCATGGCGTGCGTCGAGGTCTTCGTTGCGAAATGTTCGATCCGGCACAATCGCTGCAATTGGCTCATCTGCCACGAGATTGTCGCGGTATTGCCGCAGTATGCGGTTTTGCATAGTACTAGTGTGCGCCGGTGCAATGAAAGCCTCGCCGTTCTCGTCCTTCTGGGTCGTCATAAACGTATCGTATTCGTCGCGCGCTGGGTGCCCAGCTGGGAAATTGAGTGACTCAAACATATGGTATTGATCGTCGATCTCTCGCGATTCTTCGGCGACAAATCCCATGCGCTCGAAAATACCGATCAGTGTCGCGATTTCTTGGCGGAGGGGGTGCACACTGCCGCCGTCAACAGGTAAAAGTTTTGGCATACTACTGTTGGTATCAAACGGCGCCGTCACATCGAGCGGCACACTGTCGGCAGCCTCACGCTGTGATTCCTTGTCGGCCACAGCCGCTTCGAGGGTCTGTTTTAGCTCATTGATTTGCTTGCCATAGGCACCGCGCTCACTCGGCTCAAGTGTCGGAATCGTCGCGTACAATTGCTTGATTTCTAACGCCTTGAGCACATCACGCGGCTCCTCGAGCGTGTCGAGACGCGCCAGCAGTACAGACTCTAGTTGTTGTATCTCGTTCATCTGTTTCTCAGTATACCGCAAAACCAGTCGAACCGCATCAGCTGGAGCGGATAATCAGGTAGATCACGACTGCAACCGTCGCCGCACCGAGCGCCAGCCATACAGCCAGTAGTGGCGATGATTTATGTGTATCATTCACAATATCGGCATCACGCTCACCATCGTACTGTGGCCCCTCGATATCCGACTTTGACTTTTCGGCAGCTTTGGCGCGCAGATCAGCCGCAATTTTCTCTTGCAGTTCGGTCCGTTTCTCGTCTTGACGTACATATAGTCCCATAGCTTCATAGTACCACGATAAAGCTTTTGCTACTACTTTGCGTATGGTGTATACTAGACCCATATTTCACTATAAAGGAGGGAAATACATGGCAACTAAAAAAGCCGCTTCCGCGAAAAAGTCCACACCGACCGCAGCGAAGCAAACCAAAACCAAAGTAACGACTGTCAAAGCGGTTGCTGCCGATGCTACACCTAAAGCGCCAGCCGCCCTCAAGTCAAAACGCAACGTTCTCCAGGGTCGTTCGGTCATCCTCGGCGCTTTTATCGCAGAGTTTATCGGCACTTTCATCTTGGCGTCTGTCGCTGTACATAGCCAAGGTCAACCACTGTACGTCGGTTTTGCGCTCATCGCAATCGTACTGACTATTGGCACGCTTTCGGGCTCACACGTCAACCCACTGGTCACTGTAGGTGCATGGGCAACACGTAAGATTACCGGTCTGCGCGCTATTGGCTACATCGTCGCTCAGGTGCTCGGTGCCCTGCTTGCGTTTGTCGTCGCATCTGCCTACACCAATGCCGCTCCAGAAGTAAGCCAACAAGCGCAAATGCTTGGACAGTCTTCTGTGAAACTGTTTGAAGCCAACCCAATTCCAGCCGGCAAAGAATTCTACATCTTCTTCGCTGAAATGCTTGGTGCTGCAATCTTTGCGCTGGCCGTTTCGAGCGCTATCCGCGAAAAACGAAACCGTGCAGCTCAAGCACTCACTGTTGGTCTTGGCCTCTTTGTAGCCCTGGTGATTGCTGGCGTATCAGCAAGCTACATCGGCGGTACTGCAGTGGTCAACCCGGCTATCGCATTCACAGTGCAAGCTGTATCGTTTAGCTCAAGCAACTGGCTCTGGCCTGTGCTAATCTATATCGTGTCTCCGTTGATCGGTGGTACGATTGGATTCTTCCTGTATGATATCCTGCGTGGCGAAAGCGATGGCGGCGACGACAACCTCGTCGATGACGTACTCTAGGAAATCCTATAGTAGCAAAACACCCGGGAAAGTCCGGGTGTTTTCTGTTGGTGACTACTCGTCTCGCTGCGGTTTATCTATCAGTATGGGCTCAACACTCGGCTCGGTCTCGGCAATCTTGACGACATCTTTGTCGATCTTTTTTAGCTCTTTATGTGCGTTGTTGTAATGGTTCACTGTCGTACCCAGACTAGCTCCCAGCTTCTGCATAAGCTGCTCATACACTGCGATATGACGACCTAGCTGGCCGACCCTTACTTGAATCTCTTTGGCTTGCTGTTCGATCTGCAGACTTCTCAGCCCCTGCAGTACTGTCTGCAGATACGCCATGAAACTTGTCGGGCTCACGATAATCACCTTTTTATCACGCACTGCGTATTCCACCAGATCACGCGCACTCGCACCAGTGCCTACATCACCGATCAGCAGGTCGTAATAGAGCGACTCACTCGGGATAAACATGAAAGC
Protein-coding sequences here:
- the pheT gene encoding phenylalanine--tRNA ligase subunit beta, which codes for MKVSLNQLKQFVDFELPPVDELVQKFNAQLGVVEEVVDLADKYKDARIVKVVECEKHPNADRLNVTKIDAGTGELIQVVCGAPNVHADMWAVWLPAESTVPATYDDAEPFVLGARELRGVMSHGMLAAADELAIGIDHEGILEINPDEWKPGDVAIEPGASFAEVYGLNDTIIDIENKMFTHRPDLFGQLGVAREVAGIYGHKFTSPSWYGDAPEFASAEGLELEVTNEALDKVPRFMAVALRDVEVKPSPVWLQCALVAMGAKPINNIVDVTNYVMLLTAQPTHAYDYDKLRGGKLVARMAQDGEKAELLNGKTYELTGNDIVIADDEGVVGVGGIMGGGNSEVSSETKNIVLEVATFDMYAVRKTSMRHGLFTDALTRFNKGQSPLQNDHILNLLMMSVKDVAGGEQASDVSDEKVFEDENDDYFNDKYFPASLNLDDHFINARLGLKLSEAEMCQLLNNVEIHSHSMDGHGDYLCVKVPFWRTDIEQPEDIVEEVGRLYGFDKLPRELPLRRTSPTPQNIDIVAKSRLRSTLAQAGGNEVLTYSFVHEQVLTKAGQNPTEAFRLSNALSPDLQYYRLSVLPSLLDKVHMNVKAGHDEFMLYEIGKAHHVDVLGEDKLPKEFARVAGVYATKSADGDAPYYQAKRSVDYIAEMLLPRSGVRYVRLDTYDSPDFAPFAQLVKPFDPVRSAAVEIDGKLAGVVGELRQSVAKNFKLPARVAGFELFVSPFVGEQMPEYLPLAKYQTVQRDVSYRVAESVQYDELVRAAVAESVDARISLEPVAIYQPEGSDDKTVTLRFTIEPYAATLTNDATTALIDDISSRVVAATAAQVV
- a CDS encoding pyridoxamine 5'-phosphate oxidase family protein, whose product is MTHEQIAREVLSANTYMTLATVNTDGQPWGTPVHFAHDEQYVYWMSELTAQHSQNLAANDKLFVTVFDAGQSVSELAQRRCVYIQTRGEQVSGDDELAAREVFADKFGDEDNRRVSEWQYYRAKLGKIDETKSDEQRVYFNES
- a CDS encoding phenylalanine--tRNA ligase subunit alpha, with the translated sequence MNEIQQLESVLLARLDTLEEPRDVLKALEIKQLYATIPTLEPSERGAYGKQINELKQTLEAAVADKESQREAADSVPLDVTAPFDTNSSMPKLLPVDGGSVHPLRQEIATLIGIFERMGFVAEESREIDDQYHMFESLNFPAGHPARDEYDTFMTTQKDENGEAFIAPAHTSTMQNRILRQYRDNLVADEPIAAIVPDRTFRNEDLDARHEHTFYQVEGVYVAKGVHAGMLIATLQKFLSEYYGKDIDVRVNPFYFPFTEPSFEMSLSCPFCEGKNPDCKVCSGEGWIELLGCGMIHPNVLKAADIDPNEYTGFAFGCGIDRLVMMKYGIEDVRHFESAKLDFLKQF
- a CDS encoding MIP/aquaporin family protein produces the protein MATKKAASAKKSTPTAAKQTKTKVTTVKAVAADATPKAPAALKSKRNVLQGRSVILGAFIAEFIGTFILASVAVHSQGQPLYVGFALIAIVLTIGTLSGSHVNPLVTVGAWATRKITGLRAIGYIVAQVLGALLAFVVASAYTNAAPEVSQQAQMLGQSSVKLFEANPIPAGKEFYIFFAEMLGAAIFALAVSSAIREKRNRAAQALTVGLGLFVALVIAGVSASYIGGTAVVNPAIAFTVQAVSFSSSNWLWPVLIYIVSPLIGGTIGFFLYDILRGESDGGDDNLVDDVL